A segment of the Bacillus pseudomycoides genome:
ATCCGTATGAACGTGTTCCCCTTGCCAATTTTACAAGTTGCATCATTTTCTCCATATTAAGTAATGGGTTATCGGTGAGCCAAGTTGCATTTAAAGCAATTATTCCATTCTCTATGGCACTCTTCTCTAAAGAAGGAATGGATACACCGTTACAAAAAGCTCCTTCTCCTTTTACAGCATGATAAAGTTCATCGTGAACTGGATCATAGATAAGACCAATTCTTCCGATACCGTCCTCATAAATACCGATCGAAATTGCAAAATTTCTTTTTTGATGAACAAAATTCATCGTACCATCAATTGGATCAATTAACCAAACAACTCCATCGGAAGAAGCAACTTCATCTCCATACCCTTCTTCTCCTAAAATATAATGATTGGGGAATGTTTGTTTAATTTTCCCAATCAAAAACTGCTCTATTTCTCGATCCATATTCGTTACTAAATCAGCTGCACTTGATTTCGTCTCTATAATAAGTGTCTTTTGCAATGATGCCATTAAACGCTCACCAGCTTCTCGAATCCACCGCTTCGCATTTGCATCGATTTCTTTCCATACCTCTTGCATGTTTAAACACTCCGATCTATACTGTTCACAGAAAAAACGAACCCTTTATAAGGTTCGCACCAACTTAATTTTTATACATATACTATTATTACGCTTCTAAACGGATCATTTCAAGTCTTAGCACTTCTAATTTTTGCACGCACTCTTCTTTTTTCTGATTATCATT
Coding sequences within it:
- a CDS encoding inositol monophosphatase family protein, producing the protein MQEVWKEIDANAKRWIREAGERLMASLQKTLIIETKSSAADLVTNMDREIEQFLIGKIKQTFPNHYILGEEGYGDEVASSDGVVWLIDPIDGTMNFVHQKRNFAISIGIYEDGIGRIGLIYDPVHDELYHAVKGEGAFCNGVSIPSLEKSAIENGIIALNATWLTDNPLLNMEKMMQLVKLARGTRSYGCAALEMVYVATGRLDAYVTPRLSPWDFGGGMIIVEEVGGKVTTFSGTTLSIVEKSSVLVAKPGVYDELLQYVSQ